The following proteins are encoded in a genomic region of Micromonospora olivasterospora:
- a CDS encoding acyltransferase domain-containing protein, whose protein sequence is MLAVLSPGQGSQKPGFLTPWLDVTGTEARLRWWSALAGVDLVHLGSKADADEIKDTARTQPLLVAAALLAAEHLPMHDVALTAGHSVGELGAAALAGVLPAETAITLAGVRGREMAAACALEPTGMAAVLGGDADEVLAALDAHGLHPANRNGAGQVVAAGSVAGLDKLAAEPPAKARVIRLKVAGAFHTPYMGPAEAALAEVAAGITPARPARILLSNLDGAAVDHGREVVQRLVRQVTAPVRWDLCMRTLADLGVTGVIELPPAGTLAGLIKRDLKESGVPEIVTLNTPDDLPAARDLIARHGTAPDHEPTIRFRVVAARSAGTFKPLDGLTEGEALRAGQVIGHVATRQGQVEVTAHDSGLLTEWLAHHDDPVAPGQPLARIGGQQS, encoded by the coding sequence GTGCTCGCCGTACTCTCTCCTGGGCAGGGTTCGCAGAAACCCGGCTTCCTGACCCCCTGGCTCGACGTGACCGGCACCGAGGCACGACTGCGCTGGTGGTCGGCACTGGCCGGGGTCGACCTGGTGCACCTCGGCAGCAAGGCCGACGCCGACGAGATCAAGGACACCGCCCGCACCCAGCCGCTGCTGGTCGCCGCAGCCCTGCTCGCCGCCGAGCACCTGCCGATGCACGACGTGGCGCTCACCGCCGGGCACAGCGTCGGCGAGCTGGGGGCGGCGGCGCTGGCCGGGGTCCTCCCCGCCGAGACCGCGATCACCCTCGCCGGGGTGCGCGGCCGGGAGATGGCGGCCGCCTGCGCGCTGGAGCCGACCGGCATGGCCGCGGTGCTGGGCGGGGACGCCGACGAGGTGCTGGCCGCGCTCGACGCGCACGGGCTGCACCCGGCCAACCGCAACGGCGCCGGCCAGGTCGTCGCCGCGGGTTCCGTCGCCGGCCTGGACAAGCTCGCGGCCGAGCCGCCGGCGAAGGCCCGGGTGATCCGGCTGAAGGTGGCCGGGGCGTTCCACACCCCGTACATGGGCCCGGCCGAGGCCGCGCTGGCCGAGGTGGCCGCCGGGATCACCCCGGCCCGTCCGGCCCGGATCCTGCTGTCCAATCTCGACGGGGCGGCGGTCGACCACGGCCGGGAGGTGGTGCAGCGGCTGGTCCGCCAGGTCACCGCGCCGGTGCGCTGGGACCTGTGCATGCGCACGCTCGCCGACCTCGGCGTCACCGGGGTGATCGAGCTCCCGCCCGCGGGCACCCTCGCCGGCCTGATCAAGCGGGACCTCAAGGAGTCCGGCGTCCCCGAGATCGTCACCCTGAACACCCCGGACGACCTGCCCGCCGCGCGGGACCTGATCGCCCGGCACGGCACGGCCCCGGACCACGAGCCGACCATCCGGTTCCGGGTGGTGGCGGCCCGCTCGGCGGGCACCTTCAAGCCCCTCGACGGGCTGACCGAGGGCGAGGCGCTGCGGGCCGGCCAGGTGATCGGGCACGTCGCCACCCGGCAGGGTCAGGTCGAGGTGACCGCGCACGACAGCGGCCTGCTCACCGAGTGGCTGGCCCACCACGACGACCCGGTCGCCCCGGGCCAACCACTCGCCCGGATCGGGGGTCAGCAGTCATGA
- a CDS encoding beta-ketoacyl-ACP synthase III — protein sequence MTVSRIVALGHYQPSRVVTNDELAQLVDTNDEWIRDRVGVATRRIAGDETVADMAAAAAGKALAGSGLTAADIDLVVVATCTAVDRSPNVACRVAAKLGITAPGAYDINTACSGFAYALGTVDHAIRAGASRNAIVIGAEKLSEFTDWTDRSTCIIFGDGAGAAVVTAAAEGEPAGVGPVVWGSVPEKSDAVRIEGWRPYIKQEGQAVFRWATTELAPLALKACERAGVDPSELAAFVPHQANARIIDGIAKRLGIPDAIIAKDIVESGNTSAASIPLALSKLVERREVPSGAPVLLFGFGGGLTYAGQVVRCP from the coding sequence ATGACAGTCAGCCGGATCGTCGCGCTGGGGCACTACCAGCCGTCCCGCGTCGTCACCAACGACGAGCTGGCCCAGCTCGTGGACACCAACGACGAGTGGATCCGGGACCGGGTCGGCGTCGCGACCCGCCGGATCGCCGGGGACGAGACCGTCGCCGACATGGCCGCGGCCGCCGCCGGCAAGGCGCTGGCCGGCTCGGGCCTCACCGCCGCCGACATCGACCTGGTCGTGGTGGCCACCTGCACCGCGGTCGACCGCAGCCCGAACGTGGCCTGCCGGGTGGCCGCGAAGCTCGGGATCACCGCGCCGGGCGCGTACGACATCAACACCGCGTGCTCGGGCTTCGCGTACGCGCTGGGCACCGTCGACCACGCCATCCGGGCCGGGGCGTCGCGCAACGCGATCGTCATCGGCGCGGAGAAGCTGTCGGAATTCACGGACTGGACCGACCGCTCCACCTGCATCATCTTCGGCGACGGCGCGGGCGCGGCCGTGGTCACCGCCGCCGCCGAGGGCGAGCCGGCCGGGGTGGGTCCGGTGGTGTGGGGCTCGGTGCCGGAGAAGAGCGACGCGGTACGCATCGAGGGCTGGCGCCCGTACATCAAGCAGGAGGGGCAGGCGGTCTTCCGCTGGGCCACCACGGAGCTGGCCCCGCTGGCCCTGAAGGCGTGCGAGCGGGCCGGGGTCGACCCGTCGGAGCTGGCCGCCTTCGTGCCGCACCAGGCCAACGCCCGGATCATCGACGGCATCGCCAAGCGGCTGGGCATCCCCGACGCGATCATCGCCAAGGACATCGTCGAGTCCGGCAACACCTCGGCGGCGAGCATCCCGCTGGCGCTGTCCAAGCTCGTCGAGCGGCGGGAGGTCCCCTCGGGCGCCCCGGTGCTGCTCTTCGGTTTCGGCGGCGGCCTGACCTACGCCGGTCAGGTCGTCCGCTGTCCCTGA
- a CDS encoding PucR family transcriptional regulator, translated as MGNEPEGGELSATLRRIERAAGALATASVARMDETLPWFRALPADQRSWVMLVAQAGARSLVQWLRDGGGTADSTQEVSDEVFATAPQALARSISLQQTVALIKVTIEVVEEQVGTLAAEGEEQQLREAVLRFSREIAFAAARVYARAAESRGSWDARLQALLVDALLRGDSPDVLASRAAALGWSDAPPVAVAVGRSPGGEVAAVLHTVYRLARRIGVEVIGGVHGDRLVIVLGGAADPMAATGKLLPAFGDGPVVVGPAVPSLDEATDSARAALAGFRAAPAWPAAPRPVPAGELLPERALAGDAEARRRLRHDVYAALVRAGGELLETLDAFFAAGGTLESAARALFVHPNTVRYRLRRIGEVTGFSPLAPRDAFALQVALTVGRLDPVVPVVPTQTMPPTGRQNVTDR; from the coding sequence ATGGGGAACGAGCCGGAGGGCGGGGAGCTGTCGGCCACGCTGCGCCGGATCGAACGGGCGGCGGGGGCGCTGGCCACCGCGAGCGTGGCCCGGATGGACGAGACGCTGCCCTGGTTCCGGGCGCTCCCGGCGGACCAGCGCTCCTGGGTGATGCTGGTGGCCCAGGCCGGCGCCCGGTCACTGGTGCAGTGGCTGCGCGACGGCGGCGGCACGGCGGACAGCACCCAGGAGGTCTCCGACGAGGTGTTCGCCACCGCGCCGCAGGCGCTGGCCCGCTCGATCAGCCTCCAGCAGACGGTGGCCCTGATCAAGGTCACCATCGAGGTGGTCGAGGAGCAGGTCGGGACGCTGGCCGCGGAGGGCGAGGAGCAGCAGCTGCGGGAGGCGGTGCTGCGCTTCTCCCGGGAGATCGCGTTCGCCGCCGCCCGGGTGTACGCCCGGGCCGCCGAGTCCCGCGGCTCGTGGGACGCCCGGCTGCAGGCCCTGCTGGTCGACGCGCTGCTGCGCGGGGACTCCCCGGACGTGCTGGCCAGTCGCGCCGCGGCGCTCGGCTGGTCGGACGCCCCGCCGGTGGCGGTGGCGGTGGGCCGCTCCCCTGGCGGCGAGGTGGCCGCCGTGCTGCACACGGTCTACCGGCTGGCCCGGCGGATCGGCGTCGAGGTGATCGGCGGGGTGCACGGCGACCGGCTGGTGATCGTGCTCGGTGGCGCGGCGGACCCGATGGCGGCGACCGGGAAGCTGCTGCCCGCGTTCGGGGACGGGCCGGTGGTGGTGGGCCCGGCGGTGCCGAGCCTGGACGAGGCGACCGACTCGGCGCGGGCCGCGCTGGCGGGTTTCCGGGCGGCCCCGGCCTGGCCGGCCGCACCGCGCCCGGTTCCGGCCGGCGAGCTGCTGCCCGAGCGGGCCCTCGCCGGGGACGCCGAGGCCCGCCGCCGGCTGCGCCACGACGTGTACGCCGCGCTCGTCCGCGCCGGCGGGGAGCTGCTGGAGACCCTGGACGCGTTCTTCGCCGCCGGCGGGACGCTGGAGAGCGCGGCCCGCGCCCTGTTCGTACACCCCAACACCGTGCGTTACCGGCTGCGCCGGATCGGCGAGGTGACCGGCTTCTCGCCGCTGGCGCCCCGGGACGCGTTCGCCCTGCAGGTGGCGCTGACGGTCGGCCGCCTGGACCCGGTGGTCCCCGTGGTGCCAACCCAGACAATGCCCCCCACCGGTCGGCAAAACGTCACAGACAGGTGA
- a CDS encoding acyl carrier protein — translation MTRDEITAGLAEILEEVAGVNPDDVAEGKSFTDDLDVDSLSMVEVVVAAEEKFGVKIPDSEVQNLKTVGDAVSYIEAQS, via the coding sequence ATGACCCGTGACGAGATCACCGCCGGCCTCGCCGAGATCCTCGAGGAGGTTGCCGGGGTGAACCCGGACGACGTGGCCGAGGGGAAGTCCTTCACCGATGACCTGGACGTCGACTCGCTCTCCATGGTGGAGGTCGTGGTCGCCGCCGAGGAGAAGTTCGGCGTCAAGATCCCGGACAGCGAGGTGCAGAACCTGAAGACCGTCGGGGACGCCGTCAGCTACATCGAGGCGCAGTCCTGA
- the fabF gene encoding beta-ketoacyl-ACP synthase II, whose protein sequence is MSRTDVVVTGLGATTPLGGDVASTWDAMLAGRSGVGALTQEWAAQLTVQIAAQLAVEPSEILDRVKLRRLDRSEAIALVAAKQAWADAGLADSGLDPERLAVSVGSGIGGATTLLAQDDILEASGPRRVSPHTVPMLMPNGPAAWVGLEVGAKAGVHSVASACATGAEAIALGLDIIRAGRADVVVAGGTEAVIHALPMAGFASMRAMSTRNDEPERASRPWDKGRDGFVLGEGAGIVVLERAEHAAARGARVYARLAGAGITSDAYDIVQPHAEGEGAIRAIRRAIADADIAKRDIVHVNAHATSTPVGDMLEIGALRAALGDHPVLTATKSMTGHLLGAAGALESIATILAIRDGVVPPTINLDDPDDGLDLEVAAHEARHMEVPAALNNAFGFGGHNVALVFTRA, encoded by the coding sequence ATGAGTCGCACCGACGTCGTCGTCACCGGGCTCGGCGCGACCACCCCACTGGGCGGGGACGTCGCGTCGACCTGGGACGCCATGCTCGCGGGCCGCTCCGGGGTGGGTGCGCTCACCCAGGAGTGGGCCGCGCAGCTCACGGTCCAGATCGCCGCCCAGCTCGCTGTCGAGCCGTCCGAGATCCTGGACCGGGTCAAGCTGCGCCGGCTCGACCGCTCCGAGGCCATCGCGCTCGTCGCGGCGAAGCAGGCCTGGGCGGACGCCGGCCTGGCCGACTCCGGGCTGGACCCGGAGCGGCTGGCGGTCAGCGTCGGCTCCGGCATCGGCGGGGCCACGACCCTGCTCGCGCAGGACGACATCCTGGAGGCGTCCGGCCCCCGCCGGGTCTCCCCGCACACCGTGCCGATGCTGATGCCGAACGGTCCCGCCGCCTGGGTGGGGCTGGAGGTGGGCGCGAAGGCCGGCGTGCACTCGGTGGCCAGTGCCTGCGCCACCGGGGCAGAGGCCATCGCGCTGGGTCTGGACATCATCCGCGCCGGCCGGGCCGACGTGGTGGTGGCCGGTGGCACGGAGGCGGTCATCCACGCGCTGCCGATGGCCGGGTTCGCCTCGATGCGGGCCATGTCGACCCGCAACGACGAGCCCGAGCGGGCGTCCCGCCCCTGGGACAAGGGCCGGGACGGGTTCGTGCTCGGCGAGGGCGCCGGCATCGTGGTGCTGGAGCGGGCCGAGCACGCCGCCGCCCGGGGCGCCCGGGTGTACGCGCGGCTCGCCGGGGCCGGGATCACCTCCGACGCGTACGACATCGTGCAGCCGCACGCGGAGGGTGAGGGCGCGATCCGGGCGATCCGCCGGGCGATCGCCGACGCGGACATCGCCAAGCGGGACATCGTCCACGTCAACGCCCACGCCACCTCCACCCCCGTCGGCGACATGCTGGAGATCGGCGCCCTGCGCGCCGCGCTCGGCGACCACCCGGTCCTCACCGCCACCAAGTCGATGACCGGCCACCTGCTCGGCGCGGCCGGCGCGCTGGAGTCGATCGCCACCATCCTGGCGATCCGCGACGGTGTCGTCCCCCCGACGATCAACCTGGACGACCCGGACGACGGCCTCGACCTGGAGGTGGCCGCCCACGAGGCGCGCCACATGGAGGTCCCCGCCGCGCTGAACAACGCGTTCGGCTTCGG